In Solea senegalensis isolate Sse05_10M linkage group LG6, IFAPA_SoseM_1, whole genome shotgun sequence, one genomic interval encodes:
- the LOC122771460 gene encoding uncharacterized protein LOC122771460 isoform X5 encodes MTQHSGAGSRGTPHGLYRADLLCASPVYVRHNRWREKGGGGGGGEGNQDNLLHSRYTVRAGTDQANPSSMLEDLVYLNDLHGIMIINSTGPRPLVSPDTPLKHRPCPLIPVPGPMTVPCSPICSMCCPTDTDWVTLRATPESPGDQDPVSAAAHLHLLGESLFLIGHHLQETD; translated from the exons ATGACACAGCACTCTG GTGCAGGTAGCAGAGGAACTCCGCATGGACTTTACAGAGCAGATTTACTGTGTGCCTCTCCAGTTTATGTGCGTCAcaacagatggagagagaaaggaggaggaggaggaggaggtgag GGTAACCAAGACAACTTGTTGCATTCTCGCTACACAGTGAGAGCCGGCACTGATCAG GCAAATCCAAGCTCCATGTTGGAGGATCTGGTTTATCTCAATGACCTGCACGGCATAATGATAATCAACTCCACTGGTCCCAGACCTCTGGTCTCTCCTGACACTCCACTAAAACACAGGCCTTGTCCACTCATACCTGTGCCTGGACCCATGACTGTCCCCTGTAGTCCCATTTGCTCCATGTGCTGCCCTACAGATACAGACTGGGTCACACTCAGAGCCACACCGGAGAGTCCTGGTGATCAGGATCCTGTCAGTGCAGCAGCTCACTTACACCTTCTCGGCGAGTCCCTGTTCCTGATTGGTCACCATCTTCAGGAAACTGAT TGA
- the lyl1 gene encoding protein lyl-1, which translates to MMEKLNPTSPPASPPDLPRPSSASSSASSPTCASMKQHSPTQSQTLASSATNSCPRPANETGHKVVPTSDQIQSTCHRADKAPATVVTETKQEQEEKRGGEMRSTKAPATPANRSPPLSSPPPLLPAPAKTSPCPVQPTNSILSTTPSSAPLPPHIPVISLGHSKPPLPLPNTPLTALHPIPSILHGPNGDIRRSQQTSLTVAGPGGASAPLLPQQYMAAHPFFTSSYLGPSGGNYGVISSSRIKRRPSSHFEMEINECPPQKIARRVFTNSRERWRQQNVNGAFSELRKLIPTHPPDKKLSKNEILRLAVKYINFLVTLLNDQAEDKGRDSAEDEGTAAGSDGDKVNSLYQARAAPPSAAATATAHRDRDSTDSVIALGNSPTTSSCYGDTDSEESFGAKASLVTQGILGKVKGQIRMMAAANDER; encoded by the exons ATGATGGAAAAACTGAACCCCACCAGTCCACCTGCTTCACCCCCTGACCTACCTCGGCCCTCCTCcgcctcttcctctgcctcctccccAACCTGTGCATCCATGAAGCAGCACAGTCCCACCCAGAGCCAGACTTTAGCCTCCTCGGCCACTAACAGCTGCCCACGTCCTGCTAACGAGACGGGGCACAAGGTCGTCCCCACCTCTGACCAGATTCAGTCCACCTGTCACCGCGCAGACAAAGCTCCCGCGACCGTCGTCACAGAGACCAAgcaagagcaggaggagaaacgaggAGGAGAAATGAGAAGCACAAAGGCACCGGCCACTCCTGCCAACAGGTCTCCACCTCTGTCTTCTCCACCACCACTCCTGCCTGCACCAGCCAAGACCTCCCCATGTCCAGTCCAACCAACAAACTCCATATTATCCACCACCCCATCGtccgctcctcttcctccccacATTCCTGTCATCAGTCTCGGTCACAGCAAGCCCCCTCTGCCTCTGCCAAACACACCTTTGACTGCCCTGCATCCAATTCCCAGCATCCTCCATGGGCCGAATGGGGACATCCGGCGCAGTCAGCAGACGTCTTTGACCGTGGCAGGTCCTGGAGGAGCCTCAGCGCCGCTGTTGCCTCAGCAGTACATGGCTGCTCACCCCTTCTTCACCAG CTCTTACCTGGGTCCATCAGGAGGAAACTATGGTGTCATCAGCAGCAGCCGGATCAAGAGGAGACCCTCATCACACTTTGAGATGGAAATCAATGAAT GTCCGCCTCAGAAAATTGCTCGCCGCGTCTTCACCAACAGCCGCGAGCGCTGGAGACAGCAGAACGTGAACGGGGCGTTCTCTGAGCTCCGAAAACTCATCCCCACGCACCCGCCTGACAAGAAGCTGAGTAAGAATGAGATCCTACGCCTGGCTGTGAAGTACATCAACTTCCTGGTCACTCTGCTCAACGACCAGGCCGAGGACAAGGGCAGAGACTCAGCTGAGGATGAAGGTACTGCAGCAGGATCAGACGGTGACAAAGTGAACTCCTTGTATCAGGCCCGCGCTGCCCCGCCCTCTGCAGCCGCCACGGCGACGgcccacagagacagagactcgACTGACTCAGTCATTGCCCTGGGTAATTCCCCGACAACATCCAGTTGCTATGGCGACACGGACAGCGAGGAAAGCTTTGGGGCTAAGGCCTCTTTGGTGACCCAAGGAATTCTGGGAAAGGTCAAGGGTCAGATAAGAATGATGGCAGCCGCAAATGATGAACGGTGA
- the LOC122771459 gene encoding uncharacterized protein LOC122771459 isoform X1, whose protein sequence is MSERFRGGLPGSSSPGLRLILLGNLGCGKTSSTDTILGQLSPISPTASRSCQLRQGITEGRDVTLVEAPRWYWNGGKMEKSVREETERAMTLVAPGPHAILLLVPVSQFTEMEGRVPAELEEVFGAESLDHTLVLLTCGDYLMGRTVEEYLQTEHPGLRQIIGRCGGRYHVINNRQRQDREQVHALLEKVDNMVQQNGVYHMKTTQERELDKQVSERRQEIMGSYRSQREEMRDVTSRRIVTTETQRSIVSGDEGGSTSVRRRQEIYDREGGVSVTQAANGLHSGPSPERQSYSELYDDRQVNRTPSFRLNADGAILSQMSDVASSPTSTKRVTTFHHRINSFEGRSPEASPTSPHLPVFSYPSSSPAFTPTSSSSFRSSYSTSKSTFAETSPSSPTSTSSYPSSYSTSSSAFAATSPSSPSSFPSSYSTSKSTFAETSPYSPTSTSSYPSSYSTSSSAFAATSPSSPSSFPSSYSTSKSTFAETSPSSPTSTSSYPSAYSTSKSTFSATSTSSPSSFPSSYSTSKSTFSANSSSSFPSSNSTSSSAFSATSPSSTSSFPSSYSTSSSTFASASPTLSSSFPSSPSLWSSSPELRLVLLGRSGAGKSAAGNAILGREEFKSHPDSLTAITQECQKKKALVEGRKVAVVDTPDWFNSELTPDEVRAQISSCVALSSPGPHAFLLCVPLDQPAKTEIQALRAIETVFGPAAVQNYTLVLFTYADKLRETGKAGNNSVEAYIANQRGDFLSLVEKCRDRFHVMENERGNVAELLDKVEQTVVEAGGQCYSSPAFQEAEDRVRQKQFEIAREKKGKKPEVGKVEDVVQLSSERRVLYPYMQTVAEAEEEVREDEIEKTRDEAEMRVSTMDIQSLPPITLSSISPSLFNTLREKIPKLMADGSFWVGERAKKVKGSPVWGNVGSGAQNIQKMVVDSSMWEKVGASARHASKLVGDRVPKVVVDSSAWVGSGAKAAAANPMWEKVGSGAKLMADRSVRVGAGIGSGAKNVAQSPMWGKVGSGAKTGAKLMADGSVRVGAGLGAGAKKVAQSPVWGKMGSGAKAGAKMVAESPVWEKMWNTAKKVPKVVIAGALLGLVLGVFLGGVIGGAVGAAAGSAATEVGRRKLANRNTSDKTIEAAKNLERKVNDSMDSLVKQGGKVLKTE, encoded by the exons ATGAGTGAACGTTTCAGAGGTGGCCTCCCGGGGTCCTCAAGCCCAGGGCTGAGGCTTATTCTCTTGGGGAACCTGGGATGTGGAAAGACTTCATCAACAGACACCATCCTGGGCCAACTGTCCCCCATCTCACCCACTGCCTCCAGGAGCTGCCAGCTGCGGCAGGGCATCACCGAGGGCAGGGACGTGACTCTGGTGGAGGCGCCGAGATGGTACTGGAACGGCGGCAAGATGGAGAAAAGTGTCCGGGAGGAGACGGAGCGAGCAATGACTCTGGTAGCTCCAGGTCCACATGCCATTTTGCTGCTGGTGCCAGTTAGCCAGTTCACGGAG ATGGAAGGTCGTGTACctgcagagctggaggaggtgTTCGGGGCGGAGTCACTGGATCACACCCTGGTCCTCCTGACATGTGGAGACTACTTGATGGGAAGAACAGTGGAG GAATACCTGCAGACTGAACACCCAGGCCTGCGGCAGATAATTGGGCGATGTGGGGGGAGGTACCATGTCATCAACAATCGCCAACGACAGGACAGGGAACAGGTGCATGCACTGCTGGAGAAG GTAGACAACATGGTGCAACAAAATGGGGTATACCACATGAAGACAACCCAGGAGCGAGAATTGGATAAACAAGTGAGCGAGAGACGACAAGAAATTATGGGAAGTTACAGGTCTCAAAGGGAAGAGATGAGAGATGTCACATCGAGGCGCATCGTGACCACAGAAACGCAGAGGAGCATCGTTAGTGGAGACGAGGGTGGCAGCACCTCAGTGAGAAGACGACAAGAAATATATGACCGGGAGGGGGGAGTGAGTGTGACACAAGCGGCGAATGGTCTTCATTCAGGTCCATCACCAGAGCGACAGTCATACTCTGAGCTGTATGATGACAGGCAGGTGAATAGGACGCCCAGTTTCAGACTGAATGCAG ATGGAGCTATACTCTCGCAAATGTCTGACGTTGCATCATCTCCAACATCTACTAAGAGGGTTACTACTT TTCATCACAGAATCAACAGCTTTGAGGGGAGATCTCCTGAGGCCTCTCCTACTTCTCCTCACTTACCTGTATTCTCATACCCCTCCTCATCACCAGCTTTTACTCCcacctcttcatcctcattcCGCTCATCCTACTCAACCTCTAAATCAACCTTTGCTGAaacctcaccctcctcacccaCCTCAACCTCCTCATACCCCTCATCCTACTCAACCTCTTCATCAGCCTTTGCTGCaacctcaccctcctcaccctcctcattCCCCTCATCCTACTCAACCTCTAAATCAACCTTTGCTGAAACCTCACCCTACTCACCCACTTCAACCTCCTCATACCCCTCATCCTACTCAACCTCTTCATCAGCCTTTGCTGCaacctcaccctcctcaccctcctcattCCCCTCATCCTACTCAACCTCTAAATCAACCTTTGCTGAaacctcaccctcctcacccaCCTCAACCTCCTCATACCCCTCAGCCTATTCAACCTCTAAATCAACCTTTTCTGCAACCTCaacctcctcaccctcctcattCCCCTCATCATATTCAACCTCTAAATCAACCTTTTCTGCAAACTCTTCATCCTCATTTCCCTCATCCAACTCAACCTCTTCATCAGCCTTTTCTGCAACCTCACCCTCGTCAACCTCCTCATTCCCCTCATCCTATTCAACCTCTTCATCAACCTTTGCTTCTGCTTCACCCACTTTGTCTTCCTCAttcccctcctccccttcaCTGTGGTCATCCTCTCCGGAGCTGCGCCTGGTGCTTCTCGGTCGATCTGGAGCAGGGAAGAGTGCGGCTGGCAACGCGATCCTGGGGCGGGAAGAGTTCAAGTCGCACCCGGACAGTCTCACAGCCATCACTCAGGagtgtcaaaaaaagaaagcactGGTTGAAGGAAGAAAG GTGGCAGTGGTGGATACTCCAGACTGGTTCAATTCAGAGCTTACTCCAGATGAAGTGCGTGCTCAGATCTCCTCCTGTGTTGCTTTGTCCAGTCCTGGTCCCCATGCCTTCCTCCTCTGCGTCCCTTTGGATCAGCCTGCAAAGACCGAGATCCAGGCACTCAGAGCTATTGAAACAGTGTTTGGCCCTGCAGCAGTCCAGAATTACACTCTGGTTCTGTTTACTTACGCAGACAAACTGAGGGAGACTGGAAAGGCAGGAAACAACAGCGTGGAGGCCTACATTGCCAACCAGCGGGGGGATTTTTTGAGCCTTGTGGAGAAATGCCGGGACAGGTTTCATGTGATGGAGAATGAGAGGGGGAATGTGGCAGAGCTGCTCGACAAGGTGGAGCAGACTGTGGTGGAAGCCGGAGGACAATGCTACTCTTCTCCTGCTTTTCAGGAGGCAGAGGACAGAGTGAGGCAGAAGCAGTTCGAGATAGCAAGggagaaaaaaggcaaaaagccAGAGGTAGGAAAAGTAGAAGACGTTGTTCAGCTGAGCTCTGAGAGGCGGGTTCTCTATCCTTACATGCAGACTGTAGCTGAAGcagaagaggaagtgagagaggATGAGATTGAGAAAACAAGGGATGAGGCAGAGATGAGGGTAAGCACCATGGACATCCAAAGTCTGCCTCCTATTACACTTTCAAGCATATCTCCTTCACTCTTTAATACCTTGAGGGAGAAAATACCCAAACTTATGGCGGATGGTTCTTTTTGGGTTGGTGAGAGAGCAAAGAAGGTGAAAGGTAGTCCAGTGTGGGGAAATGTTGGCAGCGGAGCACAAAATATCCAGAAGATGGTGGTTGATAGTTCAATGTGGGAAAAGGTGGGAGCAAGTGCCAGACATGCATCCAAACTAGTCGGAGACAGAGTTCCCAAGGTGGTGGTGGATAGTTCTGCATGGGTGGGATCTGgagcaaaagcagcagcagcaaatccCATGTGGGAAAAAGTTGGTTCCGGGGCCAAACTGATGGCTGACAGATCTGTGCGTGTAGGAGCTGGGATTGGAAGCGGGGCAAAGAATGTGGCCCAAAGTCCAATGTGGGGAAAAGTAGGATCGGGGGCTAAGACTGGAGCCAAACTGATGGCTGACGGTTCTGTGAGAGTTGGAGCCGGACTTGGTGCCGGCGCAAAGAAGGTGGCACAGAGTCCGGTGTGGGGGAAGATGGGCTCTGGGGCCAAAGCCGGAGCCAAAATGGTGGCTGAGAGCCCAGTGTGGGAGAAAATGTGGAACACTGCTAAAAAGGTGCCCAAGGTGGTCATCGCGGGTGCATTGCTGGGTCTGGTGCTCGGTGTGTTTTTGGGTGGAGTCATCGGTGGAGCTGTCGGTGCAGCTGCTGGGTCTGCGGCTACTGAAGTGGGAAGACGAAAACTCGCAAACAGAAACACGTCAGATAAGACGATTGAAGCTGCAAAAAACCTGGAGAGAAAAGTGAACGACAGCATGGACTCACTGGTAAAACAAGGAGGGAAGGTTTTGAAAACTGAATGA
- the LOC122771459 gene encoding uncharacterized protein LOC122771459 isoform X2 → MSERFRGGLPGSSSPGLRLILLGNLGCGKTSSTDTILGQLSPISPTASRSCQLRQGITEGRDVTLVEAPRWYWNGGKMEKSVREETERAMTLVAPGPHAILLLVPVSQFTEMEGRVPAELEEVFGAESLDHTLVLLTCGDYLMGRTVEEYLQTEHPGLRQIIGRCGGRYHVINNRQRQDREQVHALLEKVDNMVQQNGVYHMKTTQERELDKQVSERRQEIMGSYRSQREEMRDVTSRRIVTTETQRSIVSGDEGGSTSVRRRQEIYDREGGVSVTQAANGLHSGPSPERQSYSELYDDRQVNRTPSFRLNADGAILSQMSDVASSPTSTKRVTTSFTPTSSSSFRSSYSTSKSTFAETSPSSPTSTSSYPSSYSTSSSAFAATSPSSPSSFPSSYSTSKSTFAETSPYSPTSTSSYPSSYSTSSSAFAATSPSSPSSFPSSYSTSKSTFAETSPSSPTSTSSYPSAYSTSKSTFSATSTSSPSSFPSSYSTSKSTFSANSSSSFPSSNSTSSSAFSATSPSSTSSFPSSYSTSSSTFASASPTLSSSFPSSPSLWSSSPELRLVLLGRSGAGKSAAGNAILGREEFKSHPDSLTAITQECQKKKALVEGRKVAVVDTPDWFNSELTPDEVRAQISSCVALSSPGPHAFLLCVPLDQPAKTEIQALRAIETVFGPAAVQNYTLVLFTYADKLRETGKAGNNSVEAYIANQRGDFLSLVEKCRDRFHVMENERGNVAELLDKVEQTVVEAGGQCYSSPAFQEAEDRVRQKQFEIAREKKGKKPEVGKVEDVVQLSSERRVLYPYMQTVAEAEEEVREDEIEKTRDEAEMRVSTMDIQSLPPITLSSISPSLFNTLREKIPKLMADGSFWVGERAKKVKGSPVWGNVGSGAQNIQKMVVDSSMWEKVGASARHASKLVGDRVPKVVVDSSAWVGSGAKAAAANPMWEKVGSGAKLMADRSVRVGAGIGSGAKNVAQSPMWGKVGSGAKTGAKLMADGSVRVGAGLGAGAKKVAQSPVWGKMGSGAKAGAKMVAESPVWEKMWNTAKKVPKVVIAGALLGLVLGVFLGGVIGGAVGAAAGSAATEVGRRKLANRNTSDKTIEAAKNLERKVNDSMDSLVKQGGKVLKTE, encoded by the exons ATGAGTGAACGTTTCAGAGGTGGCCTCCCGGGGTCCTCAAGCCCAGGGCTGAGGCTTATTCTCTTGGGGAACCTGGGATGTGGAAAGACTTCATCAACAGACACCATCCTGGGCCAACTGTCCCCCATCTCACCCACTGCCTCCAGGAGCTGCCAGCTGCGGCAGGGCATCACCGAGGGCAGGGACGTGACTCTGGTGGAGGCGCCGAGATGGTACTGGAACGGCGGCAAGATGGAGAAAAGTGTCCGGGAGGAGACGGAGCGAGCAATGACTCTGGTAGCTCCAGGTCCACATGCCATTTTGCTGCTGGTGCCAGTTAGCCAGTTCACGGAG ATGGAAGGTCGTGTACctgcagagctggaggaggtgTTCGGGGCGGAGTCACTGGATCACACCCTGGTCCTCCTGACATGTGGAGACTACTTGATGGGAAGAACAGTGGAG GAATACCTGCAGACTGAACACCCAGGCCTGCGGCAGATAATTGGGCGATGTGGGGGGAGGTACCATGTCATCAACAATCGCCAACGACAGGACAGGGAACAGGTGCATGCACTGCTGGAGAAG GTAGACAACATGGTGCAACAAAATGGGGTATACCACATGAAGACAACCCAGGAGCGAGAATTGGATAAACAAGTGAGCGAGAGACGACAAGAAATTATGGGAAGTTACAGGTCTCAAAGGGAAGAGATGAGAGATGTCACATCGAGGCGCATCGTGACCACAGAAACGCAGAGGAGCATCGTTAGTGGAGACGAGGGTGGCAGCACCTCAGTGAGAAGACGACAAGAAATATATGACCGGGAGGGGGGAGTGAGTGTGACACAAGCGGCGAATGGTCTTCATTCAGGTCCATCACCAGAGCGACAGTCATACTCTGAGCTGTATGATGACAGGCAGGTGAATAGGACGCCCAGTTTCAGACTGAATGCAG ATGGAGCTATACTCTCGCAAATGTCTGACGTTGCATCATCTCCAACATCTACTAAGAGGGTTACTACTT CTTTTACTCCcacctcttcatcctcattcCGCTCATCCTACTCAACCTCTAAATCAACCTTTGCTGAaacctcaccctcctcacccaCCTCAACCTCCTCATACCCCTCATCCTACTCAACCTCTTCATCAGCCTTTGCTGCaacctcaccctcctcaccctcctcattCCCCTCATCCTACTCAACCTCTAAATCAACCTTTGCTGAAACCTCACCCTACTCACCCACTTCAACCTCCTCATACCCCTCATCCTACTCAACCTCTTCATCAGCCTTTGCTGCaacctcaccctcctcaccctcctcattCCCCTCATCCTACTCAACCTCTAAATCAACCTTTGCTGAaacctcaccctcctcacccaCCTCAACCTCCTCATACCCCTCAGCCTATTCAACCTCTAAATCAACCTTTTCTGCAACCTCaacctcctcaccctcctcattCCCCTCATCATATTCAACCTCTAAATCAACCTTTTCTGCAAACTCTTCATCCTCATTTCCCTCATCCAACTCAACCTCTTCATCAGCCTTTTCTGCAACCTCACCCTCGTCAACCTCCTCATTCCCCTCATCCTATTCAACCTCTTCATCAACCTTTGCTTCTGCTTCACCCACTTTGTCTTCCTCAttcccctcctccccttcaCTGTGGTCATCCTCTCCGGAGCTGCGCCTGGTGCTTCTCGGTCGATCTGGAGCAGGGAAGAGTGCGGCTGGCAACGCGATCCTGGGGCGGGAAGAGTTCAAGTCGCACCCGGACAGTCTCACAGCCATCACTCAGGagtgtcaaaaaaagaaagcactGGTTGAAGGAAGAAAG GTGGCAGTGGTGGATACTCCAGACTGGTTCAATTCAGAGCTTACTCCAGATGAAGTGCGTGCTCAGATCTCCTCCTGTGTTGCTTTGTCCAGTCCTGGTCCCCATGCCTTCCTCCTCTGCGTCCCTTTGGATCAGCCTGCAAAGACCGAGATCCAGGCACTCAGAGCTATTGAAACAGTGTTTGGCCCTGCAGCAGTCCAGAATTACACTCTGGTTCTGTTTACTTACGCAGACAAACTGAGGGAGACTGGAAAGGCAGGAAACAACAGCGTGGAGGCCTACATTGCCAACCAGCGGGGGGATTTTTTGAGCCTTGTGGAGAAATGCCGGGACAGGTTTCATGTGATGGAGAATGAGAGGGGGAATGTGGCAGAGCTGCTCGACAAGGTGGAGCAGACTGTGGTGGAAGCCGGAGGACAATGCTACTCTTCTCCTGCTTTTCAGGAGGCAGAGGACAGAGTGAGGCAGAAGCAGTTCGAGATAGCAAGggagaaaaaaggcaaaaagccAGAGGTAGGAAAAGTAGAAGACGTTGTTCAGCTGAGCTCTGAGAGGCGGGTTCTCTATCCTTACATGCAGACTGTAGCTGAAGcagaagaggaagtgagagaggATGAGATTGAGAAAACAAGGGATGAGGCAGAGATGAGGGTAAGCACCATGGACATCCAAAGTCTGCCTCCTATTACACTTTCAAGCATATCTCCTTCACTCTTTAATACCTTGAGGGAGAAAATACCCAAACTTATGGCGGATGGTTCTTTTTGGGTTGGTGAGAGAGCAAAGAAGGTGAAAGGTAGTCCAGTGTGGGGAAATGTTGGCAGCGGAGCACAAAATATCCAGAAGATGGTGGTTGATAGTTCAATGTGGGAAAAGGTGGGAGCAAGTGCCAGACATGCATCCAAACTAGTCGGAGACAGAGTTCCCAAGGTGGTGGTGGATAGTTCTGCATGGGTGGGATCTGgagcaaaagcagcagcagcaaatccCATGTGGGAAAAAGTTGGTTCCGGGGCCAAACTGATGGCTGACAGATCTGTGCGTGTAGGAGCTGGGATTGGAAGCGGGGCAAAGAATGTGGCCCAAAGTCCAATGTGGGGAAAAGTAGGATCGGGGGCTAAGACTGGAGCCAAACTGATGGCTGACGGTTCTGTGAGAGTTGGAGCCGGACTTGGTGCCGGCGCAAAGAAGGTGGCACAGAGTCCGGTGTGGGGGAAGATGGGCTCTGGGGCCAAAGCCGGAGCCAAAATGGTGGCTGAGAGCCCAGTGTGGGAGAAAATGTGGAACACTGCTAAAAAGGTGCCCAAGGTGGTCATCGCGGGTGCATTGCTGGGTCTGGTGCTCGGTGTGTTTTTGGGTGGAGTCATCGGTGGAGCTGTCGGTGCAGCTGCTGGGTCTGCGGCTACTGAAGTGGGAAGACGAAAACTCGCAAACAGAAACACGTCAGATAAGACGATTGAAGCTGCAAAAAACCTGGAGAGAAAAGTGAACGACAGCATGGACTCACTGGTAAAACAAGGAGGGAAGGTTTTGAAAACTGAATGA